A window from Plasmodium gaboni strain SY75 chromosome 9, whole genome shotgun sequence encodes these proteins:
- a CDS encoding hypothetical protein (conserved Plasmodium protein, unknown function), translating to MENNIETEKDDTHEYNCQAYFKKYFGSVIKEGEDNEIIKKVTFLKDNIMIKKNELNKKINDETQIFKEKIKHLKIHSEEIVNELFDMDIINKKKQKKKKKIMNKSGKKDDKNYSFEKINNMEDDDNEKKEDRLENDFVSSSYTLIKKDENKNIEENDVHMMLYKNMDDKMNEQRYYSSDVCSDDEFFEEKELYNMKFENLLKKCIDEKKRLENIKRGLIFLKSYPMIKNEINELFLISNNNIKLNIDEKIKNIKLLYKHLIYINENEDIIDYIKNSCCHDISLYTNKFFNDFFFLLNDILSIYIIDNIDIPLNDILKIFVDLYDIYLNFENKKENNNYSCEFLINELIKKMVHFITLNFSKTFFKFVISDEHVLLYNAIINYYEYFITFIEERNDILKNIIENIISIVYNMEHKNLRTHHGVDVIKRKKIKNNININNINNNNNNIIINCDDDFYYNDKSVVARQTEDIFNDGDSYNQTYEQEKINQDDNKNIETYNNVNNHMDNNNKQNIKKNEYALYDGHDDDIREEEYHSNVNRIEKNYKNKKYECNSDVRDNYVDIFFIKLFVGSIHVVCNYIEGSEMIMNIINESSDMNERNIIQERNVDDNIINDKNINYKKITKKNFIYNIMESLKVSLQTLCNSSFFISKKKIFRKVLKECSFINKNIIDEYLISIINYIYFDMNVFENINLKVNHFDRTNFITENKLFLFFSDIQNDIKNIIDKKYNELNNKDIFHSYFFSFVLYFSFIYKHDTEFLLLYINMYNILYEIIYNIKEEIKKKKKSKQFKSDDKNKTYDDTNDKYDDKNKIYDYINDKCDNNNNYVSIQMKEDFYKSNEVCEYVKNIITIFLKSLNILNNIINIYESFGAYLFEKTYATYKSKNVFNIISKCMIEKNENIFNYPTKIDKNICQLHQYFFKDTFAKKSLKNQDNNQDNNQDNNQDNNQDNNLDNNQDNNQDNNQDNNQEYSNHITDDHKNKMNNNDNITTNKKLTDIFFDLSLNIEDIDTHECGKQLLKSSLCKLNEIKNTIVKNIIHFILIPVYDYINKYINSFICYYKNNQIKDIKENIKVNNVDINEQENHKDPNEYICFIVDTILVYMEILYEYKSEDLLEQILLHFEEHYVLSIHNLKDINTHILLQIQTDLQYLINIYKKFKNKYYKHFLMLYISISFSLTCTNVTNIQISFQNYINEYITTKCNSTLSNFNINNDDILKATSYVKQLMI from the coding sequence ATGGAAAATAACATAGAAACAGAAAAAGATGACACACATGAATATAATTGCCAAGCTTACTTCAAGAAATATTTTGGGTCAGTCATAAAAGAAGGAGAAGAtaatgaaattataaaaaaggtTACATTTTTGAAggataatattatgattaaaaaaaatgaattaaataaaaaaataaatgatgaaacacaaatttttaaagaaaaaatcAAACATCTAAAAATACATAGCGAAGAAATTGTAAATGAACTTTTTGATATGgacataataaataaaaagaaacaaaaaaaaaaaaaaaaaattatgaacaAGTCAGGTAAAaaagatgataaaaattattcatttgaaaaaataaataatatggaaGATGATGACAATGAAAAGAAAGAAGATAGATTAGAAAATGATTTTGTTTCTTCATCTTATActttaataaaaaaggatgagaataaaaatattgaagaaaatgatGTACATATgatgttatataaaaatatggatGACAAAATGAATGAGCAGAGATATTATTCAAGTGATGTTTGTAGTGATGATGAATTTtttgaagaaaaagaattatataatatgaagtttgagaatttattaaaaaaatgtattgATGAGAAGAAAAGATTAGAGAATATAAAGAGAGgattaatatttttaaaaagttaTCCAATGATAAAGaatgaaataaatgaattatttttaatatcaaataataatataaaattaaatattgatgaaaaaattaagaatattaaattattatataagcatttaatatatataaatgaaaatgagGATATAATtgattatattaaaaattcTTGTTGTCATgatatatctttatatacaaataaattctttaatgattttttttttttattgaatgatatattatctatatatattatagaCAATATAGATATCCCTCTTAATgacatattaaaaatatttgtagATTTATATGACATATATTTGAACTTtgaaaacaaaaaagaaaataataattattcatGTGAATTCttaataaatgaattaataaaaaaaatggtTCATTTTATAACCTTAAATTTTAGTAAGACTTTTTTTAAGTTTGTAATATCAGATGAGCATgtgttattatataacgctataattaattattatgaatattttattacatttatagaagaaagaaatgatatcttaaaaaatataattgaaaatataatatctaTAGTATATAATATGGAGCACAAAAATTTACGAACACATCATGGGGTGGATGTGATcaaaaggaaaaaaataaaaaataacataaacataaataatattaataataataataataatattattattaattgtgatgatgatttttattataacGACAAATCTGTTGTCGCAAGACAAACAGAGgatatatttaatgatGGGGATTCATATAATCAAACATATgaacaagaaaaaataaatcaggatgacaataaaaatatagaaacATACAACAATGTTAATAACCATAtggataataataataaacaaaatataaaaaaaaatgaatatgCATTATATGATGGTCatgatgatgatataaGAGAAGAAGAATATCATTCAAATGTGAATAGGATCGAAAAgaattataagaataaaaaatatgaatgCAACTCAGATGTGAGAGATAATTAtgtagatatattttttataaaactTTTTGTAGGGAGCATACATGTTGTTtgtaattatatagaaGGTTCTGAGATGATAATGaacataataaatgaatCATCAGATATGAACGAAAGGAATATTATTCAGGAAAGAAATGTAGACgacaatattattaatgataagaatataaattataaaaaaataacaaaaaaaaattttatatataatattatggAATCACTAAAAGTTAGTTTACAAACTTTATGTAATAGTTCCTTTTTCatttctaaaaaaaaaatatttagaaaggttttaaaagaatgttcttttataaataaaaatattattgatgaatatttaataagtataataaattatatatattttgatatgaatgtatttgaaaatataaatttaaaagtAAATCATTTTGATCGTACGAATTTTATAAcagaaaataaattattctTGTTTTTCTCAGACATacaaaatgatataaagaatattatagataagaaatataatgaacttaataataaggatatatttcattcatattttttttcttttgttctttatttttcatttatatataaacatgatacagaatttttattattatatattaatatgtataatatattatatgaaattatatataatataaaggaagaaataaaaaaaaaaaaaaaatcaaagCAATTTAAAAGTGAcgataaaaataaaacttACGATGATACAAATGACaaatatgatgataaaaataaaatatatgattatataaatgacaaatgtgataataataataattatgtatCTATACAAATGAAAGAAGATTTTTATAAGTCAAATGAAGTGTGTGAATATgtcaaaaatattataacaatatttcttaaatctttaaacatattgaataatattataaatatatatgaatcATTTGGTGCTTATCTTTTTGAAAAGACATATGCTACATACAAGTcaaaaaatgtttttaatattatatcaaaatGTATGATcgaaaaaaatgaaaatatttttaattatcCAACTAAGatagataaaaatatttgtcAATTGCATCAATACTTTTTTAAGGATACTTTTGCAAAAAAAAGTTTAAAGAATCAAGATAATAATCAAGACAATAATCAAGATAATAATCAAGACAATAATCAAGATAATAATCTAGATAATAATCAAGATAATAATCAAGATAATAATCAAGACAATAATCAAGAATATAGCAATCATATTACAGACGATCATAAgaacaaaatgaataataatgataatataactacaaataaaaaacttacagatattttttttgatttgTCATTAAACATAGAAGATATAGATACACATGAATGTGGAAAACAACTTTTAAAATCTTCTCTATgtaaattaaatgaaattaaaaatacaattgtgaagaatattattcactttatattaataccagtatatgattatataaataaatatataaatagtTTCATATGctattataaaaataatcaaataaaagatataaaagaaaatataaaagtaaataATGTAGATATAAATGAACAAGAAAATCATAAAGATCcaaatgaatatatttgttttattgTAGATACTATTTTGGTTTATATggaaatattatatgaatataaatcTGAAGATTTATTAGAACAAATTTTATTACACTTTGAAGAACATTATGTTCTTTCTATAcataatttaaaagatataaatacaCATATACTTCTACAAATACAAACAGATTTACAATAtctaataaatatttataaaaagtttaaaaataaatattataaacatttCTTAATGCTTTATATTTCCATATCCTTCTCTTTAACATGTACTAATGTTACAAACATACAAATATCTTTTcagaattatataaatgaatacATAACCACCAAATGTAATTCTACACTTTCTAATTTTAATATcaataatgatgatatattaaaagcTACATCATATGTCAAACaattaatgatataa
- a CDS encoding hypothetical protein (conserved Plasmodium protein, unknown function) codes for MIYWKLLLLLGTILIFLNKKNNVRNIKLIEKKKKNLYDNHIYEIACVKTRKRKFPSLYLFKNVNRYNKINKKNKKENKIFFDRNGINVPQDVAMFGKTNVYYVRENIYDKNKNNLIPNEVESEYIEELNGHNDNNSVNNMDRVNNMDRVNNMDRVNNMDSVNNMNSVNNMSSVNNMSSVNNMNSVNNMSSVNNLSGQTESQHFNTNKSSAPMSSHNNTTPKEGTQEDSIFTYINKDRDYVTQVGNSPSINIYERTYQADSKYLYKQFENVNEVNLQLLKNIKNVDDKEKLINKKVVEKVKEDIKRFQETDEIMDIKGRIVKPNTDLKHKVKDDAGKKNTNTQDDMDEEEKNEVIKKLYMIEKKTDKYLEENIYFVIQSWLPDIRIDDTLILIDNIEKSYNEFDMSKYYEQFNEAKKKDFYYDLPNYEIQNIPQNINDDTEIECEHINSYNNTYNKLNNYNLKKYSYTYTTNENADTKFNKNEPMPPIVLINTKKNLMVQQWESKHFKNRHKRNKSHEFTRIQRAFRPFSYVDLSDITCIYKNNFLQLKMKLSHRKYKNDIYPFFIPINNAKEELIDFNGYKRSGDYAWSFFWHNFNYDKDTDYNFLNRNIKLNITETKFEDVNKKKAKKIMKKILLETKGKKR; via the coding sequence atgatatattgGAAGTTACTTCTTTTGCTTGGTACTATTTTGATTTTCcttaataaaaaaaataatgtaagaaatataaaactgatagaaaaaaaaaaaaaaaatctttatgacaatcatatatatgaaatagCATGTGTAAAAACGAGAAAGAGGAAATTTCCATCGTTAtatctttttaaaaatgtaaatagatataataagataaacaaaaaaaataaaaaagaaaacaaaatattttttgatcGAAATGGTATTAATGTACCTCAGGATGTTGCCATGTTTGGAAAAACAAATGTTTATTATGTAAgagaaaatatatatgataaaaataaaaataatttaattcCTAACGAGGTGGAATCAGAATATATAGAAGAATTAAATGGTCACAATGATAACAATAGTGTGAATAATATGGATCGTGTGAATAATATGGATCGTGTGAATAATATGGATCGTGtgaataatatggatagtgtaaataatatgaatagtGTCAATAATATGAGTAGTGTCAATAATATGAGTAgtgtaaataatatgaatagtGTCAATAATATGAGTAGTGTCAATAATTTATCGGGTCAGACAGAATCTCAACATTTCAATACAAATAAATCATCAGCACCAATGTCTAGCCATAATAATACAACACCAAAAGAAGGAACACAAGAAGATAgtatttttacatatataaacaaaGATAGAGATTATGTTACTCAAGTAGGCAATTCGCCaagtataaatatttacGAAAGAACCTATCAAGCTGATAGtaaatatttgtataaaCAGTTTGAAAATGTGAATGAAGTAAATCTAcaattattaaaaaatataaaaaatgttgaTGACAAAGAAAAgttaataaataaaaaagttGTTGAAAAAGTAAAAGAAGATATCAAACGATTTCAAGAAACTGATGAAATTATGGATATTAAAGGTCGAATCGTAAAACCAAATACTGATTTAAAACATAAAGTTAAAGATGATGcaggaaaaaaaaatacaaatacACAAGATGATATggatgaagaagaaaaaaatgaagtaattaaaaagttatatatgattgaaaaaaaaacagaTAAATATCTAGAAGAAAATATCTATTTTGTTATTCAATCTTGGCTACCTGATATTAGAATTGATGATACACTTATACTAATAgataatattgaaaaaagTTATAACGAATTTGATATGTCCAAATATTATGAGCAATTTAATGAAgccaaaaaaaaagatttcTATTATGATTTACCTAATTACGAAATTCAAAATATTCcacaaaatattaatgatgaTACAGAAATAGAATGTGAACatattaattcatataataatacatataataaattaaataattataatctaaaaaaatattcatatacatatacaaCCAATGAAAATGCAGATacaaaatttaataaaaatgaacCCATGCCACCAATAGTGCTAATCAATACGAAAAAAAATCTAATGGTACAACAATGGGAATCCaaacattttaaaaatagacataaaagaaataaatcACATGAATTCACAAGAATACAAAGAGCCTTTAGACCATTTTCATATGTTGATTTAAGTGATATTAcatgtatttataaaaataattttcttcaattaaaaatgaaattatcacacagaaaatataaaaatgatatatatccttttttCATACCTATCAATAATGCTAAAGAAGAATTAATTGATTTCAATGGATACAAAAGAAGTGGAGATTATGCTTGGTCTTTTTTTTGGCACAATTTTAATTATGACAAAGATACAGATTATAACTTTTTAAACAGAAACATTAAATTGAATATAACCGAAACAAAATTTGAAGACGTTAACAAGAAAAAGGcaaagaaaataatgaaaaaaattctaCTAGAAACAAAAGGAAAGAAAAGAtag